A genome region from Gossypium hirsutum isolate 1008001.06 chromosome A04, Gossypium_hirsutum_v2.1, whole genome shotgun sequence includes the following:
- the LOC107949093 gene encoding B-box zinc finger protein 21 produces MKICCDVCSKEEATLFCYPDEAVLCEACDVGVHHANKLATKHCRFPLLNPNSCNGSPLCDICQERRGFIFCKEDRAVLCMKCDLSIHRANEFTQKHNRFLLTGVKLSSLNPISYCSNGVDDESKNLQCSISNNEILSPASIEKPLGVEDNYSNSDNTSVSTTNNMSEYFMETIPGWLLDDFLHPSSPANAFSYDF; encoded by the exons ATGAAGATTTGTTGTGATGTTTGCAGCAAAGAAGAAGCCACCCTTTTCTGCTATCCAGATGAAGCTGTTCTTTGTGAAGCATGTGATGTTGGTGTTCACCATGCTAATAAGCTTGCTACTAAACACTGTCGTTTCCCTCTTCTAAACCCTAATTCCTGCAATGGTTCCCCACTTTGCGACATCTGTCAG GAGAGACGTGGGTTTATATTTTGTAAAGAAGACAGAGCAGTACTTTGTATGAAATGTGACCTTTCAATTCATAGAGCCAATGAATTTACACAGAAACATAACAGGTTTCTTCTCACCGGTGTGAAGCTCTCTTCTTTAAACCCGATTTCATACTGCTCTAATGGGGTTGATGATGAGAGTAAAAATTTGCAGTGTTCAATTTCTAACAATGAAATCTTAAGCCCTGCTTCCATTGAGAAACCATTGGGGGTTGAAGATAATTACAGTAACAGTGACAATACATCGGTTTCAACCACCAATAATATGTCGGAGTATTTTATGGAAACAATTCCTGGTTGGCTGCTTGATGATTTTCTTCACCCTTCTTCACCTGCTAATGCCTTCTCTTACG ATTTTTGA